The proteins below are encoded in one region of Silene latifolia isolate original U9 population chromosome 2, ASM4854445v1, whole genome shotgun sequence:
- the LOC141641070 gene encoding protein FAR1-RELATED SEQUENCE 5-like has product MIDYQLVEHEWFSDLYDLRERWIRAYFKDVSMSGLMRVTSRFESENSFFDRFLTPHLTLVEFWVCYESTLEVQRHKQSKLNSDNKHSKIPRKTKSNLEVHASEMYSHNIFSHFQTELVAALSDCRFKDVEKIDETKIYILTDLQMPNKSWKVAYSPDNMEITCSCSRFQRMGLLCRHCLWILHNQDFQKIPE; this is encoded by the coding sequence ATGATTGATTATCAACTTGTAGAACACGAGTGGTTTTCAGATTTGTACGATCTCAGGGAACGGTGGATCCGTGCCTATTTTAAAGATGTTTCAATGTCTGGCTTGATGAGGGTTACTTCTAGGTTTGAGAGTGAAAACAGTTTCTTTGACAGGTTCCTCACACCTCATTTGACCCTTGTTGAGTTTTGGGTGTGCTATGAGAGTACCTTGGAAGTACAAAGACACAAGCAGTCCAAATTGAACAGTGACAACAAACACTCTAAAATCCCACGGAAAACAAAGTCAAACCTTGAAGTCCATGCTTCTGAAATGTACTCGCACAACATTTTTTCACACTTCCAAACAGAATTGGTTGCAGCTTTGTCTGATTGCCGTTTTAAAGATGTggagaagattgatgagacaaaaatatatattctaacAGACTTGCAGATGCCAAATAAGTCATGGAAGGTAGCATATTCACCAGATAACATGGAGATTACTTGTTCCTGTTCTAGGTTTCAGAGAATGGGCTTGTTGTGCAGGCACTGCCTTTGGATTCTACACAACCAAGATTTTCAGAAAATACCAGAATAG
- the LOC141641071 gene encoding protein FAR1-RELATED SEQUENCE 5-like: MSTSDATTSSSTNNSFKTPRTRIETLNGLQYIPFCPEEKKPKVRQVFETLESAELFYKEYGTICGFTPRLTTTKRIKGNELPNSFALRNVVCNRQGVKESRKRKRTDTDTAENDAESDVTDVSRVRPITRIDCRALVQFKYQENGTYIVTRFDEAHNHPLATPESTIFLKGNRKMTEVQKQFVTKVKVLKLGGVKAYRGWKELCGVNDNIGATEVDFKNFVRDIKTYISNFDAQMFVENLIGRKDTCSSFYFDFIVDENKCLAGVFWADPICIKNYMLFGEVLSTDAIYVTNKYDMVCVPFTGVDHHKGA; encoded by the coding sequence ATGagtacaagtgatgcaactacgtCTTCTTCTACAAATAACAGCTTTAAAACACCAAGGACAAGAATTGAAACATTAAATGGACTCCAGTACATTCCATTCTGTCCAGAGGAAAAGAAACCTAAAGTAAGACAAGTATTCGAAACGCTAGAATCAGCAGAGTTATTCTATAAAGAATATGGTACAATCTGTGGGTTTACGCCAAGACTTACAACGACAAAAAGGATTAAAGGCAATGAGTTaccaaacagttttgcattaaggaatGTTGTCTGCAATAGGCAAGGTGTAAAGGAAAGTAGGAAAAGGAAGAGGACTGATACTGATACTGCTGAGAATGATGCAGAATCTGATGTGACAGACGTAAGCCGTGTGAGGCCGATTACAAGAATTGACTGTCGTGCATTAGTGCAGTTTAAATACCAAGAAAATGGAACTTATATTGTTACCAGATTCGATGAAGCGCATAACCATCCACTTGCTACGCCTGAATCTACAATATTCTTGAAAGGAAACCGAAAAATGACAGAAGTACAGAAGCAATTTGTCACAAAGGTAAAGGTGCTAAAACTAGGTGGTGTGAAAGCCTATAGAGGTTGGAAGGAGCTGTGTGGAGTTAACGACAACATTGGGGCTACTGAGGTTGATTTCAAAAACTTTGTCAGGGACATAAAAACCTACATTAGTAATTTTGATGCGCAAATGTTTGTTGAAAATCTTATTGGGAGAAAAGACACATGCagttcattttactttgattttatagTAGATGAAAACAAGTGCCTGGCTGGAGTGTTTTGGGCAGATCCGATCTGCATAAAGAACTACATGTTGTTCGGTGAGGTTTTATCAACAGATGCTATATATgtaacaaacaagtacgatatggtgTGTGTGCCTTTCACAGGAGTTGATCACCACAAAGGTGCATAA